A window of Fictibacillus halophilus contains these coding sequences:
- the accA gene encoding acetyl-CoA carboxylase carboxyl transferase subunit alpha, with protein sequence MAAELEFERPIHELEKKIAELKSFMNEKDIDLTDEIKRLEEKLANLENSTYSEMKPWDRVQIARHAERPTTLDYINYLFTDFIELHGDRLFGDDEAIVGGVAFYKGLPITIIGHQRGKDTKENLRRNFGMPHPEGYRKALRLMKQAEKFNRPIICFIDTKGAYPGKAAEERGQSEAIARNLVEMAGLTVPVICVVIGEGGSGGALALGVGNYVHMLENSTYSVISPEGAAAILWKDASMAKKAAESMRITAPDLKELGIIDEIIEEVKGGAHKDAKQQAELIDQVLETSLDSLLSMSEEELINQRYEKYKKIGQFGFVNDSIVVK encoded by the coding sequence ATGGCGGCGGAACTAGAATTTGAAAGACCGATACACGAACTAGAAAAAAAGATAGCAGAGCTTAAGTCATTTATGAATGAGAAAGATATTGATTTAACAGACGAGATCAAAAGGCTAGAAGAAAAATTGGCTAACCTTGAAAACAGTACGTATTCAGAGATGAAGCCTTGGGATCGTGTTCAAATTGCCAGACATGCTGAACGCCCAACTACCCTTGATTATATTAACTATCTTTTTACGGATTTCATTGAATTACATGGAGACCGCCTCTTTGGTGACGATGAAGCGATCGTTGGAGGAGTAGCTTTTTATAAGGGTCTTCCTATTACGATCATCGGACACCAAAGAGGGAAGGATACGAAAGAAAACCTTCGTCGTAACTTCGGTATGCCGCACCCAGAAGGCTATCGTAAGGCACTTCGCTTAATGAAACAAGCGGAGAAATTTAATAGACCTATTATCTGTTTTATTGATACAAAAGGAGCATATCCTGGAAAAGCAGCTGAGGAAAGAGGACAGAGTGAGGCGATTGCACGTAACCTAGTTGAGATGGCTGGGTTAACTGTTCCTGTTATTTGTGTTGTGATTGGAGAAGGTGGAAGTGGTGGAGCTTTAGCTTTAGGTGTAGGAAATTATGTACACATGTTAGAGAACTCCACATATTCTGTTATCTCTCCAGAAGGTGCTGCAGCCATTCTTTGGAAAGATGCTTCCATGGCCAAAAAAGCAGCGGAGTCTATGAGAATAACTGCTCCAGACTTAAAAGAATTAGGAATTATAGATGAGATTATTGAAGAAGTTAAGGGCGGAGCACATAAAGATGCTAAGCAACAAGCAGAATTGATCGACCAGGTTTTGGAAACCTCTTTAGATTCTCTTCTATCCATGTCTGAAGAAGAGCTCATAAATCAACGCTATGAAAAATATAAAAAAATCGGACAATTTGGGTTTGTAAACGATTCCATTGTTGTTAAATAA
- the pfkA gene encoding 6-phosphofructokinase, protein MKRIGVLTSGGDSPGMNAAIRAVVRKGIYHDLEVYGIYNGYAGLISGNIKKLELGSVGDIIHRGGTMLHSARCLEFKTPEGQQKGIEQLKKFGIEGLVVIGGDGSFQGAKKLSEQGYPTIGVPGTIDNDIPGTDFTIGFDTALNTIIDAIDKIRDTATSHERTYIIEVMGRDAGDLALWAGLADGAETILIPEEDHKMDQVVQKLQRGHERGKKHSIIIVAEGCGSGVDVAKEIERLTDFETRVTVLGHIQRGGSPTAFDRVLASRLGAQAVELLLEGKAGRTVGIENNKLVDYDITEVLSRKHSIDRQMYKLSQELSI, encoded by the coding sequence ATGAAGCGCATAGGAGTTCTAACAAGTGGTGGCGATTCACCAGGCATGAACGCTGCGATTCGGGCGGTTGTTCGAAAAGGGATCTACCATGACTTAGAAGTTTATGGGATATACAATGGTTATGCAGGACTAATTTCAGGGAATATTAAGAAACTAGAATTAGGATCTGTTGGAGATATTATACATCGTGGGGGCACAATGCTCCATTCAGCACGTTGTTTAGAGTTCAAAACACCAGAAGGACAACAAAAAGGTATCGAGCAGTTAAAAAAATTCGGTATTGAAGGATTAGTCGTTATTGGTGGAGACGGCTCTTTCCAAGGTGCTAAGAAATTGTCTGAACAAGGTTATCCAACGATTGGTGTACCTGGTACGATTGACAACGACATTCCTGGTACAGATTTTACAATTGGTTTTGATACAGCATTAAACACGATTATCGATGCGATCGATAAGATTCGTGACACGGCAACTTCACATGAGCGTACATATATCATTGAAGTTATGGGACGTGACGCTGGTGACTTGGCTCTATGGGCAGGCCTTGCAGATGGTGCTGAGACGATCCTTATTCCTGAAGAAGATCACAAGATGGATCAGGTTGTACAAAAGCTACAAAGAGGACACGAGCGCGGTAAGAAACACAGTATCATTATTGTGGCTGAAGGTTGTGGAAGCGGCGTTGATGTGGCTAAAGAGATCGAAAGGCTTACAGACTTCGAAACAAGGGTTACTGTTTTGGGTCACATTCAACGTGGTGGTTCCCCTACAGCTTTTGATCGTGTACTAGCAAGCCGTCTAGGTGCGCAAGCGGTTGAACTCTTATTAGAAGGCAAAGCTGGGCGTACAGTAGGTATTGAAAATAACAAACTTGTTGATTATGACATTACAGAAGTATTATCTAGAAAACATTCGATAGATAGACAAATGTATAAATTATCACAAGAATTATCTATATAA